From a region of the Schistocerca nitens isolate TAMUIC-IGC-003100 chromosome 8, iqSchNite1.1, whole genome shotgun sequence genome:
- the LOC126199165 gene encoding cilia- and flagella-associated protein 97-like isoform X1, producing MSIYAGGVSLQETAEVLTNLRIGQEMEAVDDFYDSNANTMCGASQKGDSKLQGKCDNRHERPKFSAKKVTINIADDAKCKTTRAGAVKDLMNCIAFQKERDEFNDDERTSPDFLSTDTSSDVTDVTPRSTTSGCSSLSRSEESRESRKKITEHSHSSDAERKEEKKPVHTLRFLREVLDSTNPETVDRNNGATPKRKPVICKNMTFSKDQVRKIDRENQILLRKIEANFNRRPKCPTTSAPQRPRLSSSAVNRQRSQKKIAQDNLTLLKKIECVKSTISARVSVRKV from the exons ATGTCAATCTATGCTGGTGGTGTGTCTCTCCAAGAAACTGCAGAAGTATTGACGAATCTTCGTATTGGGCAGGAGATGGAAGCAGTTGACGATTTCTATGATAGCAATGCTAACACTATGTGCGGAGCATCACAAAAAGGTGATTCTAAGCTACAGGGCAAATGTGATAACAGACACGAGCGCCCCAAGTTTAGTGCGAAAAAGGTCACGATAAATATTGCAGATGATGCAAAGTGCAAAACTACGCGTGCAGGCGCAGTTAAAGATCTCATGAACTGTATAGCGTTTCAGAAAGAACGTGATGAATTCAATGACGACGAAAGAACTTCGCCAGATTTCTTGAGTACAGACACTTCGTCGGATGTAACAGATGTTACGCCACGTTCCACAACCAGTGGTTGTTCTTCGCTGTCAAGATCAGAAGAAAGCAGGGAAAGCCGTAAAAAAATCACGGAGCATTCCCACAGTAGTGATGCTGAAAGAAAGGAGGAGAAGAAACCAGTACATACACTGAGGTTTTTGAGAGAAGTATTGGATAGTACAAACCCCGAGACAGTTGATCGAAATAATGGTGCAACACCTAAACGAAAACCTGTTATTTGTAAGAACATGACGTTTTCAAAGGATCAAGTAAGAAAAATTGATAGAGAGAACCAAATTTTACTAAGGAAGATAGAAGCAAATTTCAATAGACGCCCAAAATGTCCAACTACATCAGCACCACAGCGTCCTAGGCTTTCCAGTTCAGCTGTTAATAGACAAAGGTCACAGAAAAAAATTGCACAAGACAACTTA ACGTtactaaaaaaaattgaatgtgttAAAAGCACCATCAGTGCAAGAGTCAGTGTACGAAAGGTTTGA
- the LOC126199165 gene encoding cilia- and flagella-associated protein 97-like isoform X2, with amino-acid sequence MSIYAGGVSLQETAEVLTNLRIGQEMEAVDDFYDSNANTMCGASQKGDSKLQGKCDNRHERPKFSAKKVTINIADDAKCKTTRAGAVKDLMNCIAFQKERDEFNDDERTSPDFLSTDTSSDVTDVTPRSTTSGCSSLSRSEESRESRKKITEHSHSSDAERKEEKKPVHTLRFLREVLDSTNPETVDRNNGATPKRKPVICKNMTFSKDQVRKIDRENQILLRKIEANFNRRPKCPTTSAPQRPRLSSSAVNRQRSQKKIAQDNLLHL; translated from the exons ATGTCAATCTATGCTGGTGGTGTGTCTCTCCAAGAAACTGCAGAAGTATTGACGAATCTTCGTATTGGGCAGGAGATGGAAGCAGTTGACGATTTCTATGATAGCAATGCTAACACTATGTGCGGAGCATCACAAAAAGGTGATTCTAAGCTACAGGGCAAATGTGATAACAGACACGAGCGCCCCAAGTTTAGTGCGAAAAAGGTCACGATAAATATTGCAGATGATGCAAAGTGCAAAACTACGCGTGCAGGCGCAGTTAAAGATCTCATGAACTGTATAGCGTTTCAGAAAGAACGTGATGAATTCAATGACGACGAAAGAACTTCGCCAGATTTCTTGAGTACAGACACTTCGTCGGATGTAACAGATGTTACGCCACGTTCCACAACCAGTGGTTGTTCTTCGCTGTCAAGATCAGAAGAAAGCAGGGAAAGCCGTAAAAAAATCACGGAGCATTCCCACAGTAGTGATGCTGAAAGAAAGGAGGAGAAGAAACCAGTACATACACTGAGGTTTTTGAGAGAAGTATTGGATAGTACAAACCCCGAGACAGTTGATCGAAATAATGGTGCAACACCTAAACGAAAACCTGTTATTTGTAAGAACATGACGTTTTCAAAGGATCAAGTAAGAAAAATTGATAGAGAGAACCAAATTTTACTAAGGAAGATAGAAGCAAATTTCAATAGACGCCCAAAATGTCCAACTACATCAGCACCACAGCGTCCTAGGCTTTCCAGTTCAGCTGTTAATAGACAAAGGTCACAGAAAAAAATTGCACAAGACAACTTA CTTCATTTGTAA